One region of Eleutherodactylus coqui strain aEleCoq1 chromosome 5, aEleCoq1.hap1, whole genome shotgun sequence genomic DNA includes:
- the UQCR10 gene encoding cytochrome b-c1 complex subunit 9: MSLLNTVYRSVFRRTSTFALSIVLGVVLFERAFDQGADLLFERLNQGKMWKHIKHNYEE, from the exons ATGTCTCTGCTGAACACCGTGTACCGCTCCGTCTTCCGCCGCACGTCCACCTTCGCGCTCAGCATCGTGCTCGGCGTGGTGCTCTTTGAACGGGCGTTTGACCAAGGAGCAGACTTGTTGTTCGAGCGCCTTAACCAGGGG AAAATGTGGAAACACATCAAGCACAACTATGAAGAGTAG